The proteins below are encoded in one region of Deltaproteobacteria bacterium:
- a CDS encoding 4-hydroxy-2-oxovalerate aldolase (catalyzes the formation of pyruvate and acetaldehyde from 4-hydroxy-2-ketovaleric acid; involved in the degradation of phenylpropionate), which yields MNIKGKKVVLHDMSLRDGMHPKQHQISVEQMVAVATGLDEAQVPLIEVTHGDGLGGASINYGFPAATDKEYLDAVIPKMKNAKIS from the coding sequence ATGAACATCAAAGGTAAAAAAGTCGTTCTACATGACATGAGTTTGCGCGATGGTATGCACCCGAAGCAACATCAAATCAGCGTTGAGCAAATGGTAGCGGTTGCAACTGGACTCGACGAAGCACAGGTCCCGCTGATTGAAGTCACCCACGGAGACGGTTTAGGCGGCGCCTCAATCAATTACGGGTTTCCGGCAGCTACGGATAAGGAATACCTCGATGCAGTGATTCCCAAAATGAAGAATGCCAAGATCTC